A stretch of the Spirochaeta lutea genome encodes the following:
- a CDS encoding tetratricopeptide repeat protein, producing the protein MVQHPTGGVRSLGSGLVVTLILLLSIGGLLHAQEGSGILLSSQINPQSLRTGLRFTLEVPLPDQNLPVQDAPVVGPLVLPPGISLIFGPEVTGGTSPGITWYLRADRPGWWDIPGVQITWGGREYSLSGQRIGIAQDREGFIPPVLEWVVPTQTLVEGQSIGVVLMLGKMPEYRLPEGLQFSQPQGALFEEVSGLGTAVSNTLGGITLHRFPMAGFILTPSRSGGITIPGAQVLVDGNRVAAPGVTLTAESLPEDGVAGGAVGSFSLTSELSPPSLNPGDTAVLRLRLDGTGNLNFLQLPEPQIEGSQAISSNETFRLTPHEAGYRGYREITYQIQAGQSGRLQVRIPSMGWYNPQSARIEGLPARVLTADITPVVVSPESTDRQGLRLLPPERVMEYNLLFLYRRAEAYLVFIPFLFLGVGIRFRTRRRKPRVRPKPGKVLAGMAVFIALLSGAAMAPGIALEHQAGLEQSHQAFLEGDYTASLEFYQFLESQYPENPGVLHNVGVIQAALGSRDLGVYYLGQALRRSPRDEELIESLRVLQATSGLDRQHSIPLVPRGDSLFILVLVSGSLLLLFIPLWFARGNPIKTVVTSLLLVVLAGSITGIVLYDRGITEDMAIVRGPQGILKKIPEEGAADWLALPGGTSVRYKTTSGTYVLLETSYGLSGWMQTQQLIGLEK; encoded by the coding sequence ATGGTTCAACACCCAACAGGTGGAGTCCGATCCCTCGGTTCTGGATTGGTAGTAACCCTTATTCTCCTTCTCAGCATCGGAGGTTTGCTCCATGCCCAGGAAGGTTCTGGAATTCTCTTGAGTTCCCAGATTAATCCCCAATCCCTGCGCACCGGGCTGCGCTTTACCCTGGAGGTTCCATTGCCGGACCAGAATCTTCCGGTTCAAGACGCACCGGTGGTAGGCCCCCTGGTGCTTCCCCCTGGGATAAGTCTTATTTTCGGCCCTGAGGTAACCGGGGGAACCTCACCCGGGATAACCTGGTACCTCAGGGCAGACCGGCCAGGCTGGTGGGATATTCCCGGAGTGCAGATTACCTGGGGGGGACGGGAATACTCCCTCTCGGGTCAACGGATCGGTATAGCCCAGGATCGTGAGGGATTCATTCCACCAGTGTTGGAGTGGGTTGTCCCCACCCAGACCCTGGTAGAGGGGCAGAGCATCGGTGTAGTCCTTATGCTGGGGAAGATGCCCGAATACCGGCTGCCCGAGGGCCTTCAGTTCTCTCAGCCCCAGGGGGCTCTCTTTGAAGAAGTAAGCGGTTTAGGAACCGCTGTGAGCAATACCCTGGGGGGAATTACCCTCCATCGGTTTCCCATGGCGGGGTTTATCCTTACGCCCTCCCGGAGCGGCGGCATTACCATTCCCGGAGCTCAGGTCCTGGTGGACGGAAACCGGGTGGCGGCTCCCGGGGTAACCCTGACGGCGGAGAGCCTTCCGGAGGACGGGGTAGCCGGGGGTGCTGTGGGAAGTTTCAGTCTGACCAGCGAACTAAGTCCCCCAAGTCTTAATCCAGGGGATACGGCGGTGCTTCGGTTGCGGCTTGATGGAACAGGCAATCTCAACTTTCTTCAGCTTCCCGAGCCCCAAATTGAGGGGTCTCAGGCTATAAGCTCCAATGAAACCTTCCGGTTGACACCCCATGAGGCTGGATATCGAGGCTACCGGGAGATTACGTACCAAATTCAGGCCGGCCAGTCCGGGAGGCTGCAGGTCCGGATTCCGTCCATGGGTTGGTACAATCCCCAGTCGGCCCGGATTGAGGGGCTGCCTGCCCGGGTGTTAACCGCGGACATCACCCCGGTTGTCGTTTCACCAGAGAGCACGGACCGGCAGGGGCTACGATTGCTACCGCCGGAACGGGTGATGGAATACAACCTCCTGTTTCTCTACCGGCGTGCTGAGGCCTACCTAGTGTTTATTCCCTTTCTCTTCCTAGGGGTGGGGATACGTTTCCGGACACGGCGGCGAAAGCCCCGGGTCCGACCGAAACCGGGGAAGGTACTAGCGGGCATGGCAGTATTTATCGCCCTGCTAAGCGGTGCGGCCATGGCGCCTGGTATTGCCCTGGAGCATCAGGCCGGGTTAGAACAGTCCCATCAGGCCTTTCTTGAGGGTGATTATACCGCCTCTCTGGAGTTCTACCAGTTCCTGGAATCCCAGTATCCTGAGAATCCCGGGGTGCTCCATAATGTGGGGGTTATTCAGGCCGCCCTAGGCTCCCGGGATCTTGGGGTGTACTACCTAGGACAGGCCCTGCGCCGGTCTCCCCGAGATGAGGAACTGATTGAGTCGCTACGGGTTCTACAGGCTACCTCGGGGCTCGATCGTCAACACAGCATTCCCCTGGTTCCCCGGGGAGACAGTCTATTCATTCTGGTGTTGGTTAGCGGGTCGCTGCTTCTGCTCTTTATTCCCCTGTGGTTCGCTCGGGGAAATCCCATCAAGACCGTTGTTACCTCCCTATTACTTGTCGTCTTGGCCGGGTCTATTACGGGGATTGTATTGTACGACCGGGGAATTACCGAAGACATGGCAATTGTACGGGGGCCCCAGGGGATTCTGAAAAAGATTCCCGAAGAGGGGGCTGCCGATTGGCTGGCCCTGCCCGGGGGAACCTCGGTGCGGTATAAAACGACCTCGGGTACCTACGTCCTCCTGGAGACCTCCTACGGGCTTTCGGGATGGATGCAAACCCAGCAGCTGATTGGCTTGGAGAAGTAG
- a CDS encoding tetratricopeptide repeat protein has product MRGLTVVILGIILTGCSASQPQVDILRANYAFDQGDYQVATVLYLENLDIPEDGEAVAYNLANVYYALGEFGPALDLWQTASVTPDPELLFKILFNKGVYYYTQGQYREARDMFIQALKIQPQSVPAKRNLELTSIKLRALPGGQSGGVQADQGALPEGQEPSGNTLRIFDYLRRREEQVWFNTQQVESDPSVLDW; this is encoded by the coding sequence ATGAGAGGCCTGACGGTGGTGATCCTTGGAATTATTCTGACCGGTTGCAGTGCCTCCCAGCCCCAGGTGGATATCCTCCGGGCTAACTACGCCTTTGATCAAGGGGATTACCAGGTGGCAACGGTACTCTACCTGGAGAACCTGGATATTCCCGAGGATGGTGAGGCGGTAGCCTATAATTTGGCGAATGTCTATTACGCCCTCGGGGAGTTCGGTCCGGCTTTGGATCTATGGCAGACCGCTTCCGTAACCCCCGACCCGGAGCTTCTTTTCAAGATCCTTTTTAACAAGGGCGTGTATTACTACACCCAGGGGCAGTACCGGGAGGCCCGGGATATGTTCATCCAGGCCCTGAAAATTCAGCCCCAGAGCGTTCCGGCAAAACGAAATCTTGAACTCACCTCGATTAAGCTCAGGGCTCTGCCAGGCGGCCAGTCCGGCGGGGTACAGGCGGACCAGGGAGCCCTTCCGGAGGGACAGGAACCCTCGGGAAACACCTTGCGAATTTTTGATTATCTGCGGAGAAGGGAGGAACAGGTATGGTTCAACACCCAACAGGTGGAGTCCGATCCCTCGGTTCTGGATTGGTAG
- a CDS encoding vWA domain-containing protein gives MSVLYPSTLWWFLILIPLGILQIVHLQRSRRNLERIGGAWSAPEANHVFFVKWLISTVFLLLFVSGGILSLSGLSWGDAPVEEDRSQLDLVFAVDVSRSMLSQDLPPSRMQVARDIVRGLVQEFQSARYALLAFSGSPLSMIPMTEDGYAMEHVLSYLGPGLLSSPGTNIQTALEAAVGAFPQGSNRHRVIILLTDGESLTGSLEAVVPRLERSGIPVLAVALGSVQGGTIPLGDSGPLLHPQTGEPVVTRVNTEALKQLAGVSDSGFIHIDGTTGYAGMSEYIRGIEQTRNMEGFRLQRISRHSLMMGVSLIFLLGYILTVSLRFRRIL, from the coding sequence TTTCTGATCCTTATTCCCCTGGGGATTCTTCAGATCGTCCACCTTCAACGCAGCAGGCGAAATCTGGAGCGCATAGGGGGGGCTTGGTCGGCCCCCGAGGCAAACCATGTATTCTTCGTGAAGTGGCTCATTTCCACGGTGTTTTTGCTGTTGTTTGTATCCGGGGGGATTCTGAGCCTATCGGGACTCAGCTGGGGCGATGCGCCGGTGGAGGAGGACCGTAGTCAATTGGACCTTGTGTTCGCCGTGGATGTTTCGAGGAGTATGCTCAGCCAGGATCTGCCTCCCAGCAGAATGCAGGTCGCCCGAGATATCGTCCGGGGATTGGTGCAGGAATTCCAATCCGCCCGGTATGCCCTGTTAGCCTTCAGCGGTTCTCCCCTATCCATGATACCTATGACCGAGGACGGCTATGCTATGGAGCATGTTCTCTCCTACCTGGGGCCGGGGCTGCTTTCCAGTCCGGGCACGAACATTCAAACCGCCCTGGAGGCAGCCGTCGGCGCCTTTCCCCAGGGCAGTAACCGCCACCGAGTGATCATCCTGCTTACCGATGGGGAATCCCTCACCGGTTCTCTGGAGGCGGTGGTGCCTCGGTTGGAGCGTTCGGGGATTCCGGTGCTTGCCGTTGCCCTGGGCAGCGTCCAGGGCGGTACAATCCCCCTGGGAGATTCAGGGCCGCTGCTCCACCCCCAGACCGGGGAGCCGGTGGTAACCAGGGTGAACACCGAGGCTCTTAAACAGCTGGCTGGGGTGAGTGACAGCGGATTTATTCACATTGACGGTACCACCGGATATGCAGGCATGAGCGAGTACATCCGGGGTATTGAGCAAACCCGTAATATGGAGGGCTTCCGCCTTCAGCGTATCAGCAGACATAGCCTGATGATGGGTGTTTCCCTCATCTTTTTGTTAGGGTATATCCTGACGGTGAGCCTTCGGTTCAGGAGGATCCTATGA